Proteins from a single region of Manis javanica isolate MJ-LG chromosome 5, MJ_LKY, whole genome shotgun sequence:
- the MYL9 gene encoding myosin regulatory light polypeptide 9 translates to MSSKRAKAKTTKKRPQRATSNVFAMFDQSQIQEFKEAFNMIDQNRDGFIDKEDLHDMLASLGKNPTDEYLEGMMSEAPGPINFTMFLTMFGEKLNGTDPEDVIRNAFACFDEEASGFIHEDHLRELLTTMGDRFTDEEVDEMYREAPIDKKGNFNYVEFTRILKHGAKDKDD, encoded by the exons ATGTCCAGTAAGCGGGCCAAGGCCAAAACCACCAAGAAGCGGCCACAGCGGGCCACATCCAATGTCTTCGCCATGTTTGACCAGTCCCAGATCCAGGAGTTTAAGGAGGCCTTCAACATGATCGACCAGAACCGAGATGGCTTCATTGACAAGGAGGACTTGCACGACATGCTGGCCTCGCTCG GGAAGAACCCCACGGATGAGTACCTGGAAGGCATGATGAGCGAGGCCCCGGGGCCCATCAACTTCACCATGTTCCTCACCATGTTTGGGGAGAAGCTGAACGGCACGGACCCTGAGGATGTGATCCGCAACGCCTTCGCCTGCTTCGACGAGGAGGCCTCCG GTTTTATCCACGAGGACCACCTCCGGGAGCTGCTCACCACCATGGGCGACcgcttcacagatgaggaagtggaTGAGATGTACCGCGAGGCGCCCATCGATAAGAAAGGCAACTTCAACTATGTGGAGTTCACCCGCATCCTCAAGCACGGCGCCAAGGACAAAGACGACTAG